A genomic window from Lentibacter algarum includes:
- the hslU gene encoding ATP-dependent protease ATPase subunit HslU, which translates to MTDLTPREIVSELDRFIIGQADAKRAVAVALRSRWRRKQLSDDLRDEVYPKNILMIGPTGVGKTEISRRLAKLARAPFIKVEATKFTEVGYVGRDVEQIIRDLVDTAILQTREHMREDVKARAHSAAQERVITAIAGEDAREGTREMFRKKLQSGELDDTIIELDIADTSNPMGGMFDIPGQPGSQPGMMNLGEIFGKAMGGRTTRKKLTVAESYGVLISEEADKLLDDEQVTKTALESVEQNGIVFLDEIDKVATRQDSRGGDVSREGVQRDLLPLIEGTTVSTKHGAIKTDHILFIASGAFHIAKPSDLLPELQGRLPIRVELRALTEDDFVRILTETDNALTLQYSALMATEEVTVTFTEDGIKALAKIAAEVNATVENIGARRLYTVLERVFEELSFSAPDRAGDAVTVDASFVDKHLGELLKSSDLSGYVL; encoded by the coding sequence ATGACAGACCTAACCCCCCGTGAAATCGTCTCCGAGCTGGACCGCTTCATCATTGGTCAGGCCGATGCCAAGCGCGCAGTCGCCGTGGCCCTGCGCTCTCGTTGGCGGCGCAAGCAACTGTCTGATGATCTGCGCGATGAGGTTTACCCAAAGAATATCCTAATGATCGGCCCGACAGGTGTCGGCAAAACCGAGATTTCTCGCCGCCTCGCCAAGCTGGCCCGCGCGCCCTTTATCAAGGTCGAGGCGACGAAGTTTACGGAGGTCGGCTATGTGGGCCGCGATGTCGAGCAGATCATCCGCGATCTTGTTGATACCGCTATTCTCCAAACCCGCGAACACATGCGTGAAGACGTAAAGGCGCGCGCACATTCCGCCGCGCAAGAGCGCGTGATCACGGCCATCGCCGGCGAAGACGCGCGCGAAGGTACGCGTGAAATGTTCCGTAAAAAGCTCCAATCAGGTGAGCTGGACGATACAATCATCGAGCTTGATATCGCCGATACCTCAAACCCGATGGGCGGTATGTTCGACATCCCTGGCCAGCCTGGCAGCCAGCCCGGCATGATGAACCTCGGCGAGATATTCGGCAAAGCCATGGGCGGACGCACGACCCGCAAAAAGCTTACAGTCGCAGAAAGCTATGGCGTCCTCATTTCAGAGGAAGCTGACAAACTGCTTGATGATGAACAGGTCACAAAAACCGCGCTTGAAAGCGTTGAGCAAAACGGAATTGTCTTTCTCGACGAGATCGACAAAGTCGCAACCCGTCAGGATTCCCGCGGCGGCGATGTCTCCCGCGAGGGTGTCCAGCGTGACCTGCTTCCGCTGATCGAAGGCACAACCGTAAGCACCAAACACGGCGCCATCAAAACAGATCATATCCTTTTCATTGCCTCGGGTGCCTTCCATATCGCAAAGCCCTCCGATCTCTTGCCAGAGCTTCAAGGCCGGCTTCCCATTCGCGTGGAACTGCGCGCACTGACCGAGGATGATTTCGTGCGCATTCTCACAGAAACAGACAATGCCCTCACGCTGCAATACTCTGCTTTGATGGCAACAGAAGAAGTCACTGTGACTTTCACAGAAGACGGGATCAAAGCCCTCGCCAAGATCGCCGCCGAGGTAAACGCCACGGTCGAAAATATCGGGGCGCGCCGCCTCTACACCGTGCTCGAGCGGGTCTTTGAAGAGCTCAGTTTCTCAGCGCCCGACCGTGCAGGCGACGCCGTCACAGTCGATGCTTCATTCGTAGATAAACACCTTGGCGAGCTGCTGAAATCATCTGATTTGTCAGGCTATGTCCTGTAG
- the hslV gene encoding ATP-dependent protease subunit HslV, with product MAQSDFPGWHGTTIVAVKKDGEVVIAGDGQVSLGQTVIKGTARKVRRISPGGHDVLVGFAGSTADAFTLLERLEAKLEATPGQLVRACVELAKDWRTDKYLQKLEAMLLVSDGRELFVITGAGDVLEPEHNVAAIGSGGNFALAAARAQMDTNKSAEEVARTAMAIASDICVYTNGNLTVETIKG from the coding sequence ATGGCGCAATCAGATTTTCCCGGTTGGCACGGAACGACAATCGTCGCCGTCAAAAAAGATGGAGAAGTCGTCATTGCTGGCGACGGCCAGGTGAGCCTCGGCCAAACCGTCATCAAAGGAACGGCCCGCAAGGTTCGCCGCATTTCCCCGGGCGGGCACGATGTCCTCGTCGGCTTCGCAGGCAGCACTGCTGACGCCTTTACGCTTCTAGAGCGCCTCGAAGCCAAACTCGAAGCCACCCCAGGCCAACTTGTCCGCGCCTGCGTCGAGCTCGCCAAAGACTGGCGCACAGACAAATACCTGCAAAAGCTTGAGGCCATGCTTCTCGTTTCTGATGGCCGCGAGCTCTTTGTTATTACAGGCGCTGGCGATGTGCTTGAGCCAGAGCACAATGTCGCCGCGATCGGCTCAGGCGGAAACTTCGCTCTCGCCGCCGCCCGCGCCCAGATGGATACCAATAAATCCGCAGAAGAAGTCGCACGCACAGCCATGGCCATCGCGTCCGATATTTGCGTCTACACAAACGGAAACCTGACCGTAGAAACCATCAAAGGCTAA
- a CDS encoding thiamine pyrophosphate-binding protein: MQVENYVYQNIAQSLKDHGVETIFGLMGDANLFMVDSFVRDCSGRFVPAAHEGSAVLMALAYTHVADKVGVATVTHGPALTNCMTALTEGARGHIPMVLLAGDTPVANPRHLQSIDQREVVKATGAGFEQMRTPETVAMDVARAFYRAQVERRPIVLNMPADFMWREAAHTPSVLDVFTAPGGVAEGEILDNAIGMIASARRPLILAGAGAVKAREEIIKLADRLEAPLATTLKAKGLFKDHPYNIDIFGTLSTPAAYELIAQSDCIICFGASLHDFTTDQGKLMKDKRIVQIDVTPTAIGGGLHPDAALVADAGLTAETILYWLNEAEIPASGFTRDLDIAKLTEHPIGPNKTAEGCVNYIHALERLEEVLPKDRLLVTDGGRFMTEVWVRLSVQGPKSFVATTNFGSIGIGLQEAIGAGVAAPEKPVVMFTGDGGFMMGGINEFNTAVRLGLDLIVIVANDSAYGAEHIQFIDRKMDPSLTEFHWPSFAEIGVSLGGQGYTVRNNAELEEALAAIPNRTGPMMIELKLDPHDVPRMRI; encoded by the coding sequence ATGCAGGTCGAAAACTACGTCTATCAGAACATCGCACAGTCTCTCAAAGACCACGGCGTCGAGACAATCTTTGGCCTTATGGGCGACGCCAATCTCTTCATGGTCGACAGCTTTGTCCGCGACTGTTCTGGACGTTTTGTGCCCGCCGCACACGAGGGCAGCGCTGTGCTCATGGCCCTCGCCTATACCCATGTCGCAGATAAAGTCGGTGTCGCCACCGTGACACACGGCCCAGCCCTGACAAACTGCATGACGGCCCTCACAGAAGGTGCCCGCGGTCATATCCCAATGGTCCTCCTTGCTGGCGACACCCCCGTTGCCAACCCCCGTCACCTCCAGAGCATTGATCAGCGCGAGGTCGTCAAAGCGACAGGCGCAGGCTTTGAACAAATGCGCACGCCCGAGACAGTCGCTATGGATGTCGCACGCGCCTTTTACCGCGCCCAAGTGGAGCGACGACCCATTGTGCTCAATATGCCCGCCGATTTCATGTGGCGGGAGGCGGCTCATACGCCCAGCGTTCTAGATGTCTTCACCGCGCCGGGCGGTGTTGCCGAAGGCGAAATTCTCGACAACGCCATCGGCATGATCGCCTCCGCGCGCCGCCCGCTTATCCTCGCTGGTGCGGGCGCAGTAAAAGCCCGTGAAGAGATCATCAAACTGGCTGACCGCCTTGAAGCCCCCCTCGCCACCACGCTCAAAGCCAAGGGCCTTTTCAAAGATCACCCTTACAACATCGATATCTTCGGCACGCTCTCAACACCTGCCGCCTACGAGCTGATTGCCCAGTCCGATTGCATCATTTGCTTCGGCGCGTCCCTGCATGACTTCACGACAGATCAGGGCAAGCTCATGAAAGACAAACGCATCGTTCAGATTGACGTCACGCCCACAGCCATAGGCGGCGGCCTTCACCCAGACGCCGCCCTCGTGGCCGACGCTGGCCTCACCGCAGAGACAATTCTCTACTGGCTGAACGAAGCCGAAATACCCGCGAGCGGCTTCACCCGAGATCTTGATATCGCGAAGCTCACAGAGCACCCGATCGGACCCAACAAGACAGCCGAGGGCTGTGTCAACTATATCCATGCGCTTGAACGCCTCGAAGAAGTGCTTCCCAAAGACCGCCTCCTCGTCACAGACGGAGGCCGCTTCATGACAGAGGTCTGGGTGCGCCTCTCTGTCCAAGGCCCCAAAAGCTTCGTCGCAACGACAAATTTCGGCTCCATCGGCATCGGCCTTCAAGAAGCCATCGGAGCAGGCGTGGCAGCACCCGAAAAACCTGTCGTTATGTTTACAGGCGATGGCGGCTTCATGATGGGTGGCATTAACGAGTTCAACACAGCCGTCCGTCTCGGCCTCGACCTCATCGTGATCGTGGCAAATGACTCCGCCTATGGCGCTGAACATATCCAGTTCATTGACCGCAAAATGGATCCCTCACTGACAGAGTTTCACTGGCCAAGCTTCGCCGAGATCGGGGTCTCGCTCGGGGGCCAAGGCTACACGGTGCGCAACAACG